A single genomic interval of Gouania willdenowi chromosome 10, fGouWil2.1, whole genome shotgun sequence harbors:
- the LOC114471539 gene encoding uncharacterized protein LOC114471539, translating into MAALLPRPQRETVIRDPAKLGEPLKTGVAWLSSWTSSSVALVCSFGQSSTQSSSPQTEAQSDTSTSSPKAETVALSSEKQSVSTKKENEYPGALPPAIISSLELSSALPEEAAAQSHPQAIVNADSCTQDKTQDSDNALTSHLKLIVQGLSRSKSQESLSSSKSDDEESSESECCQKADFQHEGSNGPSWLQSLSTKANKKEKKTLRMLCEPTIAKVKETQGTLQRGDESQCQKSQVNWEQMEATKAIFDLLKEISGNSILLNIFDAILKPVMPILKKKVNSFLNKMNPTEALMATYIDTLCKKLLLESPPSTLLPPRTEEEKDETRERAHNLINAKYSNFLVLKKTDVESVFNLFQDREENKALVYMLFSSLLKELLPNEHSLDASTAALQKVMNPIS; encoded by the exons ATGGCGGCACTGCTCCCCCGTCCCCAGAGGGAGACTGTAATCAGAGATCCAGCAAAACTG GGAGAGCCACTAAAGACTGGCGTGGCTTGGCTGTCTTCTTGGACCAGCAGTTCCGTGGCTCTGGTGTGCTCCTTTGGCCAGTCAAGTACCCAG agTTCCAGTCCCCAGACAGAAGCCCAGAGTGACACATCAACGTCCTCACCAAAGGCAGAAACTGTGGCATTGTCTTCAGAGAAGCAGAGCGTCTCTACTAAGAAGGAAAATGAATATCCTGGTGCTCTTCCACCAGCTATTATTTCCTCCTTAGAGTTGAGTTCAGCGCTGCCTGAGGAAGCTGCAGCACAAAGCCACCCACAGGCCATCGTTAATGCTGACTCTTGCACCCAAGACAAAACTCAGGACTCTGATAATGCTTTAACTTCTCACCTGAAGCTGATCGTCCAAGGATTGAGCCGATCCAAGTCACAGGAGTCTCTGAGTTCTTCAAAATCAGATGATGAAGAATCGTCTGAATCTGAGTGTTGTCAAAAAGCAGACTTCCAGCACGAGGGCAGCAATGGGCCATCTTGGCTTCAATCATTGAGCACAAAGGCCaacaaaaaggagaaaaaaactcTCAGGATGTTGTGCGAACCCACTATAGCTAAAGTAAAGGAGACTCAGGGCACATTGCAGAGAGGAGACGAGTCCCAATGTCAGAAGAGCCAAGTCAACTGGGAGCAGATGGAGGCAACCAAAGCTATATTTGATCTTCTCAAAGAGATATCAG GAAACTCAATTCTCCTAAACATATTTGATGCCATTTTGAAGCCTGTGATGCCCATCCTGAAAAA GAAAGTGAACTCCTTCCTAAACAAAATGAACCCAACTGAAGCACTGATGGCTACGTACATTGACACTCTGTGTAAAAAGCTGTTACTGGAGTCGCCGCCGTCGACACTTTTACCGCCTCGTACTGAAGAGGAGAAGGACGAGACGAGGGAACGAGCACACAACCTCATCAATGCCAAAT ATTCTAACTTCCTTGTTCTAAAGAAGACAGACGTGGAATCTGTCTTTAATCTTTTTCAGGACCGTGAGGAAAACAAAGCTTTAGTCTAT ATGCTCTTCTCATCGCTGTTGAAGGAGCTGCTTCCCAACGAGCACTCGCTTGATGCCAGCACTGCTGCTCTCCAGAAAGTGATGAACCCAATCAGCTGA